In Sphingobacterium zeae, one genomic interval encodes:
- a CDS encoding Na+/H+ antiporter, whose amino-acid sequence MLENFEFYLFVLLLITMLILLARKIQVAYPVLLVLAGLVISFIPGVPAIKIEPELIFIIFLPPLLYEAAWSTSWKELWRWRRIIFSFAFVVVFFTALSVAVFANYFIPGFSLALGFLLGGIVSPPDAVSAGAILKFVKVPKRLASILEGESLLNDASSLIIFRFAMIAVATGQFVWYQAAGSFIWMCVGGAAIGLAIAYIFLKMHKLLPTDSNTDLLLTFIAPFSMYLIAEQLHASGVLAVVSGGLFLSYRSHDFLSSASRIRTVTVWESFCFLLNGIVFMLIGLDLPEIVSGLGDTDISTAIGYGVAVTIVLIMVRIFAGYAAVITTLVMKHFITVADTQSPGWHTPMIIGWTGMRGVVSLAAALSIPLTMTDGTPFPQRNLILFITFVVILLTLVVQGLTLPFILRTIKLVDRDFVRSEKEIDYEIQNRLAQVAVDKIRNDYADKIENFPTLKDQLDKYENQLRSSEIIINYAEYRKIYIDILETQRMWLINKNREELLLDEEIIKKHLRLLDLQEERLNMKS is encoded by the coding sequence ATGTTAGAAAATTTTGAATTCTATCTATTTGTACTCCTATTGATCACGATGCTGATCTTACTGGCGAGAAAAATTCAGGTTGCCTACCCCGTTTTACTTGTATTAGCCGGACTTGTAATTAGTTTTATACCAGGAGTTCCTGCTATAAAAATAGAGCCTGAATTAATATTTATTATTTTTTTACCTCCACTTTTGTACGAGGCTGCTTGGTCAACTTCATGGAAAGAACTATGGCGATGGCGTAGGATTATATTTAGCTTTGCCTTCGTTGTAGTCTTTTTTACAGCCTTATCGGTTGCCGTATTTGCTAACTATTTTATCCCGGGATTCTCCTTAGCACTTGGATTTTTATTGGGAGGAATAGTATCACCGCCCGACGCAGTTAGCGCTGGTGCAATTTTAAAGTTTGTAAAAGTACCTAAAAGATTGGCTTCCATTCTGGAAGGTGAAAGTTTATTAAACGATGCTTCCTCATTAATAATCTTCAGATTTGCAATGATCGCCGTAGCGACAGGACAATTTGTATGGTACCAAGCTGCCGGAAGCTTTATCTGGATGTGCGTTGGCGGTGCAGCAATAGGGCTTGCAATCGCATATATTTTCCTTAAAATGCACAAACTTTTGCCCACCGATTCAAATACAGATCTATTGCTAACTTTCATAGCGCCTTTCTCCATGTATTTGATCGCAGAACAACTTCACGCTTCCGGCGTTTTGGCAGTGGTAAGTGGCGGATTATTTTTATCCTATCGCAGCCACGACTTTTTGAGTAGCGCATCCCGAATTCGCACCGTAACGGTATGGGAAAGCTTCTGCTTTTTATTGAATGGTATTGTCTTTATGCTTATCGGATTAGATTTACCTGAAATTGTTTCGGGATTGGGAGATACCGATATTTCTACCGCGATTGGCTACGGTGTAGCCGTAACAATAGTCCTTATTATGGTCAGAATTTTCGCTGGATATGCTGCGGTAATCACCACTCTAGTAATGAAACATTTCATAACAGTCGCCGATACCCAATCACCAGGTTGGCACACCCCAATGATTATTGGCTGGACCGGAATGCGTGGCGTAGTTTCTCTGGCAGCAGCTCTTTCCATTCCCTTAACAATGACCGATGGTACCCCTTTTCCACAGAGAAACCTTATTCTTTTTATCACATTTGTCGTTATTCTCTTAACCTTAGTCGTTCAAGGATTAACACTCCCTTTTATATTAAGAACAATCAAATTAGTAGATAGAGATTTTGTCCGAAGCGAGAAGGAAATCGATTATGAAATTCAGAATAGGCTAGCTCAAGTTGCTGTCGATAAAATTCGAAATGACTACGCCGACAAAATTGAAAATTTTCCGACCTTAAAGGATCAGTTAGATAAGTATGAGAATCAATTGCGGAGCTCTGAAATTATCATCAATTACGCAGAATATCGCAAAATATATATTGACATTCTTGAAACTCAACGTATGTGGCTGATCAATAAAAATCGTGAAGAGCTTCTACTAGACGAAGAAATTATTAAGAAGCACCTTCGTTTATTGGATCTTCAGGAAGAAAGATTAAATATGAAGAGCTGA
- a CDS encoding NUDIX hydrolase produces MENEVIGLKRVATLCILRNKDKFLLLRRLKEPNKDMYVPVGGKIDPFENPDAAVEREVFEETGIHITSKQFCGILTETSPVNYNWISYVYVSDIEFVDVPYCDEGDLEWISAADLSAIPTPITDLYIYDYVGKKKHFALNATYDSALNLTGLWEQYSNTKLI; encoded by the coding sequence ATGGAGAACGAAGTGATCGGTTTGAAACGAGTCGCAACACTATGTATCTTGAGAAATAAAGATAAATTCCTATTATTAAGACGCTTAAAAGAACCTAACAAGGATATGTACGTTCCTGTTGGTGGAAAAATAGACCCCTTTGAAAATCCGGATGCAGCTGTTGAGCGAGAGGTTTTCGAAGAAACAGGTATCCATATAACTTCAAAACAGTTTTGTGGTATTTTGACAGAAACTTCTCCAGTTAATTACAACTGGATCAGTTATGTATATGTATCAGACATCGAATTTGTCGATGTACCGTATTGTGATGAAGGAGATTTAGAATGGATTTCAGCGGCGGATTTATCCGCTATTCCGACGCCAATAACCGATCTCTATATCTATGATTATGTGGGAAAGAAAAAGCATTTCGCCCTTAATGCTACCTATGACTCAGCTTTGAACTTGACGGGACTAT